The region CctttcagggtgtgtgtgtgtgtgtgtgtgtgtgtgtgtgtgtgtgtgtgtgtttgagggagtTTTTGATTGAAGAAttgagagagaagtgtgtgttttggtgtgttttgtgtgttttgggtgtgttttgaggtgttttgggtgtttgggtgtgtttggggtgttttgggtgttttaggggtgttttgggtgtttgggtgttttgaggtgtttgtgtgtttgggtgtgtttggggtgttttgggtgttttggtgtgtttgggtgtgtttggggttgtttaaggtgtgtttttggtgtgttttgggtggttttggagtgttttggaagtgttttgaggtgttttatgtttgtgtgtgtgtgtgtgtgtttgagtgtgttccccttgttctcttctatcttgtaaggttggcagtcccatttccttcagccattcttcatatgtgaggtcctttagttccagcaccatctttgtagcaatcttctgtatcctttctaaccttctgtgtgtgtgtgtgtgtgtgtgtgtgtgtgtgtgtgtgtgtgtgtgttttatttatttcatacgTTTTTTTCAATCCTTTCTCCGCAGAACACAAACAGAGTGACTTTAGACAAGTTCGGAGCGCGGGTGACCTCTGACCTCTCTCGACTCCTTCTCCCAGTGACCAATGGCGCGGGTGACACTGTGGGGGTGGAAAGTGTCTCTCCTTCACCCACTCCcgcaggttagagagagagagagagagagagaggatttatttagtttatttattctcacaaacacttaaaacacacaaaaacacacaaaacacaccaaaacataccaaaacacccctaaaatgCACTAaagcacaccaaaacaccctcaaacacatccaaaacaccccaaaacacacccaaacacatccaaacacctccaaacacacaaaacaccccaaaatatgaaaacaccccaaaacatcccaaaacacactcaaaacacaccaaaacaccccagacacaccaaaacacacacaaaacacacaaaaacacccacaaatacccccaaaacacccccaaacacccatgtctcaccccaaacacctccccacacacagATCATCCGTCGTTTTGTCTCCGGCCAAACGTGTGTCTTCACCaatccaaacaccaccaccaccaagagggcggtggtggtggtggtgccaacGTGCTGTGATGTGGTGTTGCTGGCTGACTGTGGTGTCCATGCTGTGTCGCTGCCCTCAGAAGgtgcgtttgtttgtgtgtgtgtgtgtgtgtgtgtgtgtgtgtgtgtgtgttttatttatttatttatttattttgtgtgtgtttgtgtgtttgtttgtagttcaaaggtgtgtgtttgtgtgtttgtttgctgtgATGTGGTGTTGCTGGCTGACTGTGGTGTCCATGCTGTGTCGCTTCAGAAGgtgcgtttgtttgtgtgtgttgtgtgtgtgtgtttgtgtgtttttttatttatttatttatttattttgtgtgtgtttgtatgtttgtttgtagttcaaaggtgtgtgtttgtgtgtttgttttccgtttgttttggttttatttatttatttgtttatttgattttatttgtatttttttattgaattctctctctctctctctctctctctctctctctctctctctctctctctctctctctctctctctctctctctctctctccagatgtgTCAGCGTTGGAGCGACACATTCTGGGGAGCGGTGTTGCagaggtgttggtgtggtgcAGGGGGCTGCCTCCCCCCCGCCCCCTCCTCACCACCCTCCTCCACACTGGGGTGGCCTGCAGTGTGGTGAggtaagtgtggtggtggtggtggtgctggaaagatagtagtagtagtagtagtggtagtagtagtggtggtggtggtggtagtagtagtggtagtagtagaaatattgttgtagtagttgttgttgctgttgtagtagtagtagtagtagtagtggtagtgatagtagtagtggtagtagtagtagtagtagtagtagtagtaatatttaaaagattatagaaatagtagtagtagtaagaaagttgtagtagtagtaatagtagtagtagaaagattgcagtagtagtagtagtagtagtagtagtagtaatattgttgtagtagtagttgttgcagaTGTTATtcttgctgtagtagtagtagtagtagtaatagtagtagtgtgtatttacctagttatgcTCTACAATTTTCAAACGTAACCtatttcatttactattttatttatttatttatttatttaacctaactatttatctatttattctaatattaacctaacctaacctaacctaacttaacctaacctaacctaacctaacctaatttaaccaaaAACATTCTTAGGTCCGCAGAAAACGACACACCAGTTTATTTGAAGTCAAGGACGGAGATTAAAAcagccttgaaaaacaccatacccgttttgtccaccgccatcacctccttctcccAGATCAAGGACAAGGTGTATTACAGACTCACGCATAAGGAAGAGGTGcgtttgggtgtatttgggtatgttttggggatgtttggggtggtttgggtatgtttttggggtgtttgggtgcatttgggggtgtttggatgtgttttgggtgtgttttgaggtattttgggtgtgtttggatgtgttttagggtgttttgggttgttCTATGGTTTtttggatgttttgggtgtgttttgagtcttTGGGATGTTAcaagggtgttttggagtgtttgggtatgtttatttatgttttaaggtgttttgagtgtgtttagatgtgtttgggTATAGTTACATGAGttctgtgtgttttgggatttttgggtgtgtttgagtgttttgggaaaTTTGGGTGtgctttggggtgtttgggtgtgttttgagtgtgtttagatgtgtttgggtatgtttaggtgtgttctgggtatgttttgatgtgtttcgagtgtgtgttgtgaaatttgggtatgttttggggtgttttgagtgtgtttggggaaatttgggtgtgttttgagggtgtttgggtATATTTAGGTCGGGTTTTGTATTaaccatttatctctctctctctctctctctccctcccctctccccgtctccctccctaacctaacccaacacccCAGACTTGTGGCGTGCAGTGGCGTCGCTTTGGCGGGCTCAATGACATCCTACTGGGCCACAGAGCTGGGGAGATGACTGTGCTGACTGGTCCTACTGGGAGCGGGAAGACCACATTTATGGCTGAGTACTCCCTAGATCTCTGCTGCCAGGGGGTAAGTGCCTTGGGAGGGGTTTTgggggttttggtgtgttttagggtgtttgggatgttttttgggggttttggtgtgtttttggggtgttttggtgtgttttttgggtgtttgggtggttttggtgtatttttgggtgttttggggttttggggtagttgaatgtgttttggtgtgtatatggtgtgttttggggttttggggtgtttttgtgtgtgtgtttggggtgttttgggtgtgttttgggtatattttgcaggttttgggatgttttgggggttttggtgttttgggtgtttttggtgtgttttggtgtttttttgttgtgtttgggtgtgttttgggtatgttttgggtgtttggggtgttttggtgtgtttttggggtgttttggtgtgtttgggtgttttgattgttatgctttcctatttttatcaacAACTTTAGCCTCATttgccaacctaacctaatttgtcACCCCATaaccactcgctctctctctctcgcaggtcCAAACACtcatatttttcaatttttttatgtatttttgtagttttatttaattttttatcatttttttatttttatttccaacctaacctaatttaccaCCCCATaaccactcgctctctctccccgcAGGTCCGAACACTGTGGGGGAGCTTtgaggtgagtgtggtgaggctgtgtgAGGTGTTGCTGCAGCAGTACTCCGGGGCACCACTCcctcaccagtaccaccacttcaacaccatCGCGTCACAGTTCACCACTCtacctctccacttcctcacctTCCATGGGCAACaccaggtggaggaggtggtcaaGGTGGGGTTCTGGGGGGGGCTTTATGGGTGTCTCAGGGGTCTGGGGTTCTGGAGGTCTTCAGGgaggtgtttgtatgtgtgtttgtgtgtgtgtgtgttttagggtgtttttggtgtgttttggaagtgttttgaggtgttttgtgtgtgtctgtgtgtgtgtgtgtgtctgtgtgtgttttggggtgttttggtgtgtttcgggtgttttggaagtgttttgcggtgttttggaaatgttttgaggtgttttttttgtgtgtgtgtgtgtgtgtgtgtttctgcgatttgatgtttttttaacgtttttctacaattttttttcctttgtttttttttatgctttttttgaTGTTTCtgcatattttttcattcaatatTCCCtcgtttttgatgtttttttatgatttttacgTTTTTGTGACATAATTCCTacgttttggtgtttttttaatatttccatttgctttccattcattattcctgcgttttgatgtttttttcatatttttctgtgttttcgaTACAATTCatcatgtttttttaatttattcaactattttaacccttattaccaatctaacctaaccagaacACCCTaaaccactcactctctctctcccgcaggctatgagggaggcggtggaggtgtgGGGGGTCCAGCACACCATCATAGACAACCTGCAGTTCATGCTTGGGACAGGACACTCTGGGACAGCTTCGGACCGCTGGTGGGAGCAAGACAAGGCTGTGGCGATTTTGCGGAGATTCGCCACACAGACCGGTTGCCATGTTACTGTTATTGCACATCctaagaaggtgtgtgtgtgtgtgtgtgtgtgtgtgggattttgagtgtgttttgagtgtgttttgggtgtttttgtgtgttttggggtatattgagtgtgttttggtgtgtttttgggtgtttcagtgggttttggggtgtttgggtatgttttgtgtgtcttttggtatttttgggtgttttgggtgtgtcttgggtgttttggtgtggtagggtgtgttttggtatgttttgagtgtgttttggtatgttttgggtgtgtttggaatattttcagtgtgttttgggtgtattctCATGTGAtttgattgtgtgtgtatgtttgagagagagagagagagagcatgtgtatataatatgtgtgcgtttgagagagagcaagcaagaaaaagagagaaagtgaggagagagagagtgagagtgtatgtatgtatctgtaatgtgtgtgtgtgtgtgtaatgcgtccgtgtgtgcgtgtgtcgccAGGTGCCGGAGGGTCAGCCGCTGGGGATGGACAGTGTGTTTGGAAGTGCTAAGGTCACCCAGGAGGCAGACAATGTTATGATACTACAGGTCAAGAACgcgtcctcttctctctcctctgccagaAAGGTGTTgcaggtacgtgtgtgtgtgtgtgtgtgtttatttatttatttatttatttattttttttctaagtttttttcgtttttcttatttttattttattttttatttttattgttttgtttgttttatttcgtttattcatttattttattcatttattttttgtgtatatttttttttttttttttttttttgtcatttttctcttgttagtaattattgttgttgttgttgttgttgttgttgttgttgtttcactaatttatattcctcctcttcttcctcttcctccttcttcttcttcttcttcttcttcttcttcttcttctcctcctcctcctcctcctcctcctcctcctctctcctcctcctcctctcctctcctctctctctctctctctctctctctctctctctctctctctctctctctctctctctctctctctctcgcaggtgGTCAAGAATCGGTATGGAGGTCAGCTGGGTGACCTTCCCCTGCGGTTCCACAAGGACTCTCTGACCTTGTCCTCTTGTTTCAGGCAGAAGGTcaggtcaaagagagagagagagggagagggagaggagaggagaggaagagggagagagagagaggaacatgtCTCTAAGAAAGTTTAAAATGAAGGGTTTGtcaaaatttgtgtgtgtgtgtgtgtgtgtgtgtgtgtgtgtgtgtgtgtgaaagagagagagtaagtgaggTGGGGATGTTTAAAGATAGacttgttatctttcttttctctctctttttttttctctcttaaaaataaagaaaatgattgagtgggttgtctttctctctttttttctttctcgctctaaaaataaagaaagtgagttaagtttattatctctctctctctctctctctctctctctctctctctctctctctctctctctctctctctctctcaaatctcatTATTggataagaataaagaagtaaaatttttaaatgttttgaaattgtAAAGGAAAAATCTCAAGAATTTAGAATTAGAattaacttattattattattattattattattgttattgagtgGCCAAATAATTGTtgcttttgtgttgtgtttgtaataataatgatgataataataaaggattgaatgtaatggtgtgtgttattgttgttgttattgttattattattagtattgtcattatcattgttattgttgtatttttttcttgttttctttactactactactactactaccaccaccaccaaataataataatagattaaTTTTGACCTTTataccctaaaaaaaaacattaatttcccAAAACACATGAATTTTAAGGACAAATGAGTAAATATGCTTAGAAAGAGTCACAAAGAAGTTAattactgaaacacacacacacacacacacacacacacgtaatagtTCACCAAAAGCAATGACCCTCTTGGTGAATCATGTCTGAGGAACACCACCTCGGCATTCACTTTGGCTTGTGTTCGTGAGTTCGTTTCACTGGTGGATATAACATAGGGAGGGGCGAGTGAGGAGTGTGGAGGGGACGTATTACAATTCAAGTATCCTTTATTCACCGTGCTTTATACAATCATGAAATTACATTACTCTTAGATAActtttaatgaataataatgataagtggCCACAATTCAAGGAAACTGTCCAATGTAGTGATGGAGGGAGGCAGGTGTCAAGTAATAggctagtacacacacacacacacacacacacacacacacagtattagtattagtatttatCTTTCaatagtctctttcttctctttcattatttctttctcctcctcctcttctcttttcgatCCTTCTCTCCTCGCCACCACTGTTTAACGAGTCCTGTCACCTCCTCTCCGCTTCTCTGTCTTTGCACCAAAATTAACTTCAATATACACAATGACATTAATGGTCTAGTATTTACTTTGATATATTTATGCTTTGTAATATTCCATTTTGTTTTAGTGTAGGTCTATAAGTGGAAGGAGTGCATTGTGGGTTGTCGCCTGGGCCACTGGTCAGcctaggaaggggagagggtgatcGGCGGGTGAGGCTCAGACAAGATATGTTTGATATAGGAGTGACTTGGAGGGAGACTGTGCTGCTGGTGACTTGTTTAATATTGATTTATTCTGACCCCATGTCATCACACACAATACACCACACTGCGCTCTTTCACTCTATCACCATACACACCcttgtcaccacacaccatacaccacactgctctcttccaccacacaccacacacagccctgtcaccacaccatacaccacactgctctcttcctctcaggctttcaccacacaccactatcacacaccatacaccacactgctctcttccattctatcaccacacacattttgtattgttttttttttttatttatttattgctttttatTGGTTTTGAATGTCGTGATTTgtaatgtcgatattttgtcactcatctctcactgtttatcatatttttttaagtgattatgtgttattttttgttgttttgtattcttttcttatttatttgtgtatttttcttattaggtttatatattgtgtgtaatgtaatgttgaatatggtaatgtcgacattttATAGCTCCTCCCAGCGGCTACTTGTATCCTCAAATAAActaaaaaccacaataacactGAATATTCCACACATAATTCCCTGATAATTTTCGAACACTGAGAATTTAACACATAcaaggacatagtattggaatttatagcgggcaaggagaagagagtcAATTCCTTTAGAGAGCCACAGCTGATGATGGCGTCGGTACCTCCCGCCAAGACACACGGTTGGCCTCACTGGAGTGCCGTTATATTTACAGCCTGTATAGAGGTGACAGTGccgtgacagaggtggtggaggttattaatgcaccaaggaacaggtgtgtaaggtgtggcagtggtgttgataagggattagtgtgtaaggagggaaagaagtgtggtGGGCCGAGTGCTCCGTGTCAACAAatttagtggtggtgacagtggtgatggccgtgtggtgtttggtgttgcttatacaccccataaacacactcaaacacccgcaacacatccacaacatgcccatatacacccaaacacacacaaagtgaagtgatgacattCCCGACAGCACCAGTAAAACGGCGAGACAAGAGAGCAGTGCAAGTCTTCACCACGACCCTCCACACCGcctcaccatcatttatttaaggtatttctaaggccactctcttatttgtaggttttctttgcatatgagagtgaaaacagtgcccaaatgttgaaaaggtgaTGGGTATAACGAACAGTTGTCAGTATTACCAgctattatttgcttctttgactcaccgtaagccaaacatgtgtcagaatggaaCCACTACTCTACCATTGCATGTTACCTGGTCAAGTTTTTCCGATGGAGCttaattttgttgtggtgagataatAAATGCAACATAAGGATTATGGAGCCCGCGCTGCAGTGTTCCCGGATGTTGAGCACCACCCCTGTCCCCCCCGTGGCAAACTGcgggttccaatactttttttcatatattctctaacaataatattacgcttccatggtgtgtttttatggtttctataaatatttcgttgtgtttgaagtgtgttccgcggcTGTGTTGGGtcaatatgtggcgtttagtggtgttttatagctTAAATATGAGCTGCCATAATCCTCAAAattttccatctcccattttgaATATTTTTATTTCGAGCTGTAACTGGGCCTTTATGTTTTAAAAAATTGCCTCTGCtcttttacatcccgtacctactcactgctaggtgaacaggggctacacgtgaaagaagacacacccaaatatctccacccggccagggaatggaaccctggtcttctggcttgtgaagccagcgctctaaccactgagctaccgggcgtgtgtgtgtgtgtggagtgtgtggggatgaatgtggtgtgtgctgggtgttttaagtgatctgtgcgtatgtgtggagtgtgtggggatgatt is a window of Portunus trituberculatus isolate SZX2019 chromosome 1, ASM1759143v1, whole genome shotgun sequence DNA encoding:
- the LOC123515586 gene encoding LOW QUALITY PROTEIN: twinkle protein, mitochondrial-like (The sequence of the model RefSeq protein was modified relative to this genomic sequence to represent the inferred CDS: inserted 2 bases in 1 codon), coding for MEDDILDFLNPRLLAYEETDTSFVLPCPACHRKNEEETKQNEIFIDKNSGYFVCPWCCRDGPWEELMALLDTREDTLTTNQLTAYLESALPIAEVTDDCLKESPFRNTNRVTLDKFGARVTSDLSRLLLPVTNGAGDTVGVXKVSLLHPLPQIIRRFVSGQTCVFTNPNTTTTKRAVVVVVPTCCDVVLLADCGVHAVSLPSEDVSALERHILGSGVAEVLVWCRGLPPPRPLLTTLLHTGVACSVVRSAENDTPVYLKSRTEIKTALKNTIPVLSTAITSFSQIKDKVYYRLTHKEETCGVQWRRFGGLNDILLGHRAGEMTVLTGPTGSGKTTFMAEYSLDLCCQGVRTLWGSFEVSVVRLCEVLLQQYSGAPLPHQYHHFNTIASQFTTLPLHFLTFHGQHQVEEVVKAMREAVEVWGVQHTIIDNLQFMLGTGHSGTASDRWWEQDKAVAILRRFATQTGCHVTVIAHPKKVPEGQPLGMDSVFGSAKVTQEADNVMILQVKNASSSLSSARKVLQVVKNRYGGQLGDLPLRFHKDSLTLSSCFRQKVRSKREREGEGEERRGRGREREEHVSKKV